Proteins from a genomic interval of Osmia bicornis bicornis chromosome 11, iOsmBic2.1, whole genome shotgun sequence:
- the LOC114873377 gene encoding cytidine deaminase-like isoform X1 produces MSGEEIIDFTTLEPEIQVLVKKSTTAREYSYSPYSKFKVGAAILCTDGTTFTGCNVENASYPVGTCAERTAIVKAVSEGKRKFKALAVVADKEQNTFATPCGFCRQAIVEFGDIQIYLVGPDMKNVLKTSISKLLPRAFGFGNAEILQ; encoded by the exons ATGAGCGGGGaagaaattattgattttactaCTTTAG AACCAGAAATTCAAGTTTTGGTGAAGAAGAGCACAACAGCTCGCGAATATTCTTATTCACCCTATAGTAAGTTTAAAGTTGGAGCTGCAATACTTTGTACCGATGGGACCACTTTCACAGGCTGCAATGTAGAGAATGCATCTTATCCTGTTGGAACGTGTGCTGAAAGAACTGCTATTGTAAAAGCAGTGTCAGAAGGAAAACGAAAATTCAAAGCGTTAGCAGTAGTAGCTGATAAAGAACAGAATACTTTTGCCACTCCGTGTGGCTTCTGTAGGCAAGCTATCGTAGAGTTTGGTgatatacaaatttatttggTAGGGCCTgacatgaaaaatgtattaaaaactTCAATCAGCAAGCTATTACCTCGTGCCTTTGGCTTTGGAAATGCAGAAatattacaataa
- the LOC114873377 gene encoding cytidine deaminase-like isoform X2, whose product MKTRRNNTKHKEPEIQVLVKKSTTAREYSYSPYSKFKVGAAILCTDGTTFTGCNVENASYPVGTCAERTAIVKAVSEGKRKFKALAVVADKEQNTFATPCGFCRQAIVEFGDIQIYLVGPDMKNVLKTSISKLLPRAFGFGNAEILQ is encoded by the exons ATGAAAACGCGGAGAAACAACACGAAACATAAAG AACCAGAAATTCAAGTTTTGGTGAAGAAGAGCACAACAGCTCGCGAATATTCTTATTCACCCTATAGTAAGTTTAAAGTTGGAGCTGCAATACTTTGTACCGATGGGACCACTTTCACAGGCTGCAATGTAGAGAATGCATCTTATCCTGTTGGAACGTGTGCTGAAAGAACTGCTATTGTAAAAGCAGTGTCAGAAGGAAAACGAAAATTCAAAGCGTTAGCAGTAGTAGCTGATAAAGAACAGAATACTTTTGCCACTCCGTGTGGCTTCTGTAGGCAAGCTATCGTAGAGTTTGGTgatatacaaatttatttggTAGGGCCTgacatgaaaaatgtattaaaaactTCAATCAGCAAGCTATTACCTCGTGCCTTTGGCTTTGGAAATGCAGAAatattacaataa